Proteins encoded in a region of the Phoenix dactylifera cultivar Barhee BC4 chromosome 3, palm_55x_up_171113_PBpolish2nd_filt_p, whole genome shotgun sequence genome:
- the LOC103722969 gene encoding uncharacterized protein LOC103722969, translated as MEGGSPDCASVGSGPKRSSVSSHGRPRGSSSSSCKNFLRKFVDSEILTANLEDWFSGISKESGFRKPAFDVPFELTELQNFDYSLEGVSFHQFIRMPNSFYASTSDAVEATAHLAIEDFLHASVKGLWETFWGHDEPVPFSVACIHSTSPKFYPAEKAIASGKLGGLCATAILLKNSWHSHGKWDHIVELALLRPDIVSLPLQGDQQPSHAVLGEALFFALRVLLSRSLSRSSTVLRNSNCVFVLLVDSQYGGVVKVEGDVSKLDFDVNSVYECAAEWIKEHARISVSPIDRIWNKLGNANWGDIGTLQVLLATFHCIIQFCGMPKYSLEDLATEHSSRLQSRRTERHLVDTRTNGNGLFRFQQCSHSSEIVEVQEESVKFESEGTLKLEKGSVLWMEDTNWQKGFQINEVLADGELPVYIVTPVEEPGKALLLYVGSSPTHLEPAWEDMNLWYQVQRQSKVLTSMKQRGLSSKYLPQMVASGRIIHPGECNKPSSGGNCGHPWCGTPILVTSPVGETVANLIRNGLFGSEEALRCCHDCLSALATASSAGIRHADIRPENVIRVSNGIRHPFFVLIGWGHAVLEERDRPSMNLFFSSTYALQEGKLCAASDAESLIYLLYFSCGGVFPELDSVEGALQWREVSWSRRVIQQKLGDVSAVLKAFADYVDSLCGTPYPMDYEIWLRRLRRTINEDHGKEIDVSN; from the coding sequence GTGGGTCCCCAGACTGTGCTTCAGTTGGCTCTGGGCCAAAACGGTCCAGTGTATCATCACATGGTCGGCCCCGGGGTTCATCGTCTTCCAGCTGTAAGAATTTTCTTCGGAAGTTTGTGGATAGTGAGATTTTGACGGCAAACCTTGAAGATTGGTTTTCAGGAATATCCAAAGAATCCGGATTCAGGAAGCCTGcctttgatgttccttttgaacTAACAGAACTTCAGAATTTTGATTATTCTCTAGAAGGTGTTTCTTTTCACCAGTTTATACGAATGCCGAACAGTTTCTATGCATCAACATCTGATGCTGTTGAAGCAACAGCACATCTTGCCATTGAAGATTTTCTACATGCTAGTGTTAAAGGCTTGTGGGAGACCTTTTGGGGTCATGATGAACCTGTACCTTTTTCAGTTGCCTGTATACACAGTACAAGTCCCAAATTCTATCCCGCGGAGAAGGCCATTGCTAGTGGAAAGCTTGGAGGTCTTTGTGCAACAGCCATATTGCTCAAGAATAGTTGGCATTCTCATGGGAAATGGGATCACATTGTTGAATTAGCCCTGTTAAGGCCTGATATTGTGAGCCTTCCATTGCAGGGTGACCAGCAGCCTTCCCATGCCGTTCTCGGGGAAGCGCTGTTTTTTGCTCTCCGTGTTCTATTGTCACGAAGCCTAAGCAGATCATCAACTGTTCTTCGCAATTCAAATTGTGTTTTCGTGCTTCTTGTTGATTCACAGTATGGTGGGGTGGTAAAAGTTGAAGGCGATGTGAGTAAGTTGGACTTCGATGTTAATAGTGTATATGAATGTGCAGCTGAATGGATAAAAGAACATGCCAGAATTAGTGTTTCTCCCATTGACCGTATTTGGAACAAGCTTGGGAATGCCAATTGGGGAGATATTGGAACTCTACAGGTTCTTCTTGCAACTTTCCACTGTATCATTCAGTTTTGTGGAATGCCAAAGTATTCACTTGAAGATTTAGCTACAGAACATAGTTCCCGTTTACAGAGTCGAAGAACAGAAAGGCATTTGGTAGATACACGTACAAATGGAAATGGTTTGTTCCGTTTCCAGCAATGCAGTCATTCCTCTGAAATTGTTGAGGTCCAAGAAGAATCTGTAAAATTTGAATCTGAAGGAACTCTGAAGCTAGAAAAAGGATCAGTTTTGTGGATGGAAGACACAAACTGGCAGAAGGGTTTCCAGATTAATGAAGTGTTAGCTGATGGCGAACTTCCAGTTTATATTGTGACTCCTGTGGAAGAACCAGGAAAGGCACTTCTATTATATGTTGGTTCTAGTCCTACTCATTTGGAACCTGCATGGGAGGATATGAATTTGTGGTACCAGGTTCAGAGGCAATCTAAAGTATTGACTTCGATGAAACAGAGGGGATTGTCCAGCAAATACCTTCCTCAAATGGTTGCATCTGGACGCATAATTCATCCCGGGGAATGTAACAAACCAAGCTCTGGTGGAAACTGCGGTCATCCATGGTGCGGTACCCCCATCCTGGTCACCTCTCCTGTGGGTGAGACAGTTGCCAATTTGATAAGAAATGGTTTATTTGGTTCTGAGGAAGCTCTCAGGTGCTGCCATGACTGCTTATCTGCCCTTGCAACTGCATCCTCGGCTGGAATCAGGCATGCTGACATCCGTCCAGAGAATGTGATCCGTGTGAGCAATGGCATCAGGCATCCCTTTTTTGTACTGATTGGGTGGGGTCATGCGGTTCTCGAAGAAAGGGATCGCCCATCAATgaatcttttcttctcttctacgTATGCTCTCCAGGAAGGAAAACTATGTGCAGCATCAGATGCTGAGAGTCTAATCTATCTGCTATACTTTTCATGTGGTGGTGTCTTCCCAGAGTTGGATTCAGTTGAAGGGGCACTTCAGTGGAGGGAAGTGTCATGGTCAAGAAGGGTTATACAGCAGAAGCTTGGGGACGTGTCAGCAGTGCTGAAAGCCTTTGCTGATTATGTGGACAGCCTTTGTGGGACTCCATATCCAATGGATTACGAGATATGGTTAAGAAGGTTGAGAAGAACGATTAATGAAGATCATGGGAAGGAAATTGATGTGTCAAATTAG